A window from Hoeflea sp. IMCC20628 encodes these proteins:
- the topA gene encoding type I DNA topoisomerase: MNVVVVESPAKAKTINKYLGSGYTVLASFGHVRDLPAKDGSVLPDEDFEMKWEVDTASNKRLKDITEALKGADSLILATDPDREGEAISWHVLEVLTKKKALKDKKVSRVVFNAITKKSVLDAMANPREIDTPLVDAYLARRALDYLVGFNLSPVLWRKLPGARSAGRVQSVALRLVCDRESEIERFNSEEYWQISADLKTPRGDGFTARLTSHDGEKMTKMSVTNGDLAGNIKDMLEGASFVTDSVEAKPTKRNPSPPFTTSTLQQAASSKLGFNASRTMQVAQKLYEGIDIGGETVGLITYMRTDGVQMAPEAIEEARAAISARFGARYCPEKPRLYTTKAKNAQEAHEAIRPTGFERAPDDVKRYLDSDQLKLYDLIWKRATASQMASAEIERTTVDITASKDGKTAGLRATGSVVRFDGFIAAYTDAKEDGEQSDGDDDDARLPEINAQEALAKEKINATQHFTEPPPRFSEASLIKKMEELGIGRPSTYASTLATLRDREYVTIENRRLTPEPKGRLVIAFLENFFNRYVEFGFTADLEEKLDRISAGELAWKDVLREFWTEFHQHIDDTKDLRVTQVLDALNEALAPLVFPVREDGSNPRICPTCGTGNLSLKLGKYGAFVGCSNYPDCSFTRQLSNDQNAEGDAALSNEPKDLGKDPYTEEPITLRTGRFGPYVQRGEGKEAKRASLPKGWAVDTIDHEKALALLSLPRDVGQHPESGKMISAGLGRYGPFVLHDGTYGNLESVEDVFSIGLNRAVTVIAEKVAKGPGRGRGTPAALKALGDHPDGGPVTVRDGKYGPYVNWAKINATLPKDKVPTEVTLEEALEMIAAKAAASGKKTKAPAKKAAKPKAKAKPKAKAKKPAAAKAKKD, from the coding sequence ATGAATGTAGTGGTAGTCGAATCGCCTGCGAAGGCAAAAACCATCAACAAATACCTCGGAAGCGGCTACACGGTGCTGGCATCGTTCGGTCACGTTCGTGACTTGCCGGCCAAGGACGGCTCGGTGCTTCCCGATGAGGATTTCGAGATGAAGTGGGAGGTCGACACTGCCTCCAACAAGCGCCTCAAGGACATTACCGAAGCGCTCAAGGGCGCCGACTCCCTGATTCTGGCGACTGACCCGGATCGCGAAGGCGAAGCCATTTCCTGGCATGTACTGGAAGTGCTGACCAAGAAGAAGGCGCTGAAAGACAAGAAGGTCTCCCGCGTCGTCTTCAACGCCATCACCAAGAAATCGGTTCTCGACGCGATGGCCAATCCGCGCGAGATCGACACGCCGCTGGTCGACGCCTATCTGGCGCGCCGGGCACTCGACTATCTGGTTGGCTTCAATCTCTCGCCGGTGTTGTGGCGCAAATTGCCAGGCGCCCGTTCGGCAGGACGGGTCCAGTCGGTGGCGCTCAGGCTTGTCTGCGACCGCGAAAGCGAGATCGAACGGTTCAACTCTGAAGAATACTGGCAGATCTCGGCCGATCTGAAGACCCCGCGCGGAGACGGCTTTACCGCACGGCTCACCTCGCATGACGGCGAGAAGATGACCAAGATGTCGGTCACCAATGGTGACCTGGCCGGAAACATCAAGGACATGCTTGAGGGCGCGTCCTTTGTCACCGACAGCGTCGAAGCCAAGCCAACCAAGCGCAACCCGTCGCCGCCGTTTACGACGTCGACATTGCAGCAGGCCGCGTCCTCAAAGCTCGGCTTCAATGCCTCGCGGACAATGCAGGTGGCGCAAAAGCTCTATGAGGGCATCGACATTGGCGGCGAGACCGTTGGTCTGATCACCTATATGCGTACCGACGGCGTGCAGATGGCGCCCGAGGCGATCGAAGAAGCCAGAGCCGCGATTTCGGCACGCTTCGGCGCGCGTTACTGCCCGGAAAAGCCGCGTCTTTACACAACCAAGGCCAAGAATGCGCAGGAGGCCCACGAAGCCATCCGGCCAACCGGCTTTGAACGGGCGCCTGACGACGTCAAACGCTATCTCGATTCCGACCAGCTCAAGCTTTATGACCTGATCTGGAAACGCGCCACCGCCAGCCAGATGGCGTCAGCCGAGATCGAACGCACCACGGTCGACATCACTGCTTCCAAGGACGGCAAGACCGCCGGCCTGCGCGCCACCGGTTCTGTGGTCCGGTTTGACGGCTTCATCGCCGCCTACACCGACGCCAAGGAAGATGGCGAGCAATCCGACGGCGACGATGATGATGCCCGCCTGCCGGAGATCAACGCCCAGGAAGCGCTGGCCAAGGAAAAGATCAACGCCACCCAGCATTTCACCGAGCCTCCGCCGCGGTTTTCGGAAGCTTCGCTGATCAAGAAGATGGAAGAGCTCGGCATCGGCCGCCCTTCGACCTATGCCTCGACACTGGCAACGCTGCGCGACCGTGAATATGTGACGATCGAGAACCGCAGGCTGACCCCTGAGCCGAAGGGCCGTCTGGTCATTGCGTTTCTGGAGAATTTCTTCAACCGCTATGTCGAATTCGGTTTTACCGCCGATCTCGAGGAAAAGCTCGACCGGATTTCGGCGGGTGAACTGGCCTGGAAGGATGTGTTGCGCGAATTCTGGACCGAATTCCATCAGCATATCGACGACACCAAGGACCTTCGCGTTACCCAGGTGCTTGATGCGCTCAACGAGGCGCTGGCGCCGCTGGTGTTCCCGGTGCGCGAAGATGGTTCCAACCCGCGGATCTGCCCGACCTGCGGCACCGGCAATTTGTCGCTGAAACTCGGCAAGTACGGCGCCTTTGTCGGCTGTTCGAATTATCCCGATTGCAGCTTCACCCGGCAGCTTTCCAACGATCAGAACGCCGAAGGCGATGCGGCGCTGTCTAATGAACCCAAGGATCTGGGCAAGGATCCCTATACCGAAGAACCCATCACGCTGCGCACCGGCCGTTTCGGCCCCTATGTGCAGCGCGGCGAAGGCAAGGAAGCCAAACGCGCCAGCTTGCCCAAGGGCTGGGCGGTCGATACGATTGATCACGAGAAAGCTCTCGCACTGCTGAGCCTGCCGCGTGATGTCGGCCAGCACCCCGAATCGGGAAAGATGATCTCTGCCGGACTCGGCCGCTATGGCCCGTTCGTGCTGCATGACGGGACCTATGGCAATCTGGAAAGCGTCGAAGACGTGTTTTCAATCGGCCTCAACCGCGCAGTCACCGTGATCGCCGAAAAGGTGGCCAAGGGACCTGGCCGCGGACGTGGCACACCCGCAGCGCTCAAGGCGCTGGGCGACCACCCCGATGGTGGACCGGTCACCGTGCGTGACGGCAAATATGGCCCCTATGTCAACTGGGCCAAGATCAACGCCACGCTGCCCAAGGACAAGGTGCCCACCGAGGTAACGCTTGAAGAAGCGCTTGAGATGATCGCCGCCAAAGCTGCCGCATCAGGCAAGAAAACCAAGGCGCCGGCCAAGAAGGCCGCCAAGCCGAAGGCCAAGGCGAAGCCGAAAGCCAAAGCAAAGAAACCAGCCGCCGCGAAGGCGAAGAAGGACTGA